One part of the Aspergillus luchuensis IFO 4308 DNA, chromosome 5, nearly complete sequence genome encodes these proteins:
- a CDS encoding uncharacterized protein (COG:B;~EggNog:ENOG410PQ5M;~InterPro:IPR009071,IPR036910;~PFAM:PF00505), whose product MQHIPVRDMYAWVHRPVEMRRQEALERHGRISRPMKPFILYRLAYSDRAKRWFAQSDHQVISILTGRRWKLEAPHIREKYKTLAVMEKRNHARAHPGHRFSQSYKKKRSSQKPVLRSWRCFQWRPPNPVRVRSLALGLPRWIMTAPVNIQPDSSSRSGDHHQAQCIEFKWLQPAANCRLDLVAVEVLSPDSRFRA is encoded by the coding sequence ATGCAGCACATCCCGGTTAGAGACATGTACGCCTGGGTACACCGTCCCGTCGAGATGCGCCGCCAGGAGGCACTGGAACGGCATGGCAGGATCTCACGCCCGATGAAACCATTCATACTGTATCGGTTGGCGTATAGTGATCGAGCAAAGCGCTGGTTCGCCCAGAGTGATCATCAggtcatctccatcctcactggGCGAAGATGGAAGCTGGAAGCCCCCCACATTCGAGAGAAGTACAAGACGCTGGCGGTGATGGAGAAGCGGAACCACGCCAGGGCGCATCCGGGACATCGCTTTTCGCAGTCATACAAGAAGAAACGATCGTCGCAAAAGCCAGTTCTCAGGAGTTGGCGGTGCTTTCAATGGCGGCCTCCAAACCCGGTCAGAGTTCGCAGTCTAGCGCTTGGTCTACCTCGTTGGATAATGACCGCACCAGTGAACATTCAACCGGATTCTTCAAGCAGAAGTGGAGACCATCATCAAGCGCAATGTATTGAATTCAAATGGCTTCAGCCCGCTGCAAACTGCCGCCTCGATTTGGTGGCAGTGGAGGTCTTATCCCCAGACAGCCGCTTCCGAGCATGA
- a CDS encoding uncharacterized protein (COG:S;~EggNog:ENOG410PQIG) — MYERHEPLDLQLTCCMWCVGTCLPAGNLDTNGYLVRHQQRIHSLCLITDGTCPHAGRRLEGLSSLTALTDLEWEGIQHPFEMRTLCECLRQNHRRLKAVSIGLLLDPNVPTSHEDILEVFWPPRAQDDCTPGEREWFPSLTSLTFSRVPFPDSLLPGGQPSPFRALKALTIRDCPNEQRFLQLLARAKDPLTLQHFEICSDYLRDSEDRLASIAIVEFLLSFRGLRRLYLKVANFPRFLPGLGDAIKHHQATLHGLVFHERRLMPIDAERLFEDLRDVNMASPNIPQILRHSSPAALGLCLRPASAVSVSLAPIPTAI, encoded by the coding sequence ATGTATGAAAGGCATGAGCCGCTGGACTTGCAACTGACCTGTTGCATGTGGTGCGTAGGGACCTGCCTTCCAGCCGGAAATCTGGACACCAACGGATACCTGGTCCGCCACCAGCAACGGATCCATTCGCTTTGCTTGATCACCGACGGCACCTGTCCTCATGCCGGCCGTCGTCTAGAGGGCCTGTCGAGTTTGACGGCACTGACTGACCTGGAATGGGAAGGCATCCAGCATCCATTCGAAATGCGCACCTTGTGCGAGTGTCTCCGACAAAATCATCGGCGGCTGAAGGCGGTATCCATTGGACTTCTGTTGGATCCGAACGTACCCACTTCCCATGAGGATATTCTGGAGGTCTTCTGGCCACCTCGAGCGCAGGACGACTGCACGCCGGGCGAGCGGGAATGGTTCCCATCTCTCACATCCTTGACATTCTCTCGCGTCCCGTTCCCCGACAGTCTGCTGCCGGGCGGCCAACCGTCACCGTTCCGCGCGCTCAAGGCACTAACGATCCGAGACTGCCCCAACGAGCAgcgcttcctgcagctgttggcGCGAGCCAAGGATCCGTTGACCCTCCAGCACTTCGAGATCTGCAGTGACTACCTGCGCGATTCAGAGGACCGATTGGCGTCCATTGCGATCGTCGAATTTCTACTCTCATTTCGTGGCTTGCGACGGCTGTACCTGAAGGTGGCCAACTTTCCCCGGTTCCTGCCGGGTCTTGGTGATGCCATCAAACATCACCAAGCCACGCTCCACGGTCTGGTTTTTCACGAGCGTCGGCTGATGCCAATTGACGCTGAAAGGCTGTTTGAAGATCTTCGCGATGTGAATATGGCATCCCCCAATATCCCGCAGATTCTACGGCATAGTTCCCCCGCCGCTCTTGGCCTCTGTCTTCGCCCGGCCAGCGCGGTAAGTGTATCGTTAGCACCCATCCCCACGGCTATATGA
- a CDS encoding uncharacterized protein (TransMembrane:1 (o60-78i)) codes for MLDLRDLNENVWSQAHLIIFTFLIRPIALGGKRDVVLWTASTDHPNHPASYLRHESSSGWSLAGIILSVLSVLYIVALRRDKRFIRHKLPSAELEERLLRTLTFYSPSPFRIQAIAVLPHDSRVTKNWLLIELLCHRVFAALPDQGTIRQVSSSYHARASPGDVLLITAYPVTQSSFRWLEATITKGNELMATVTALYDGPVLGGTADMRRRD; via the exons ATGTTGGACCTCCGTGACCTTAACGAGAATGTCTGGTCG CAAGCTCATCTTATCATCTTTACTTTCCTGATTCGCCCCATCGCATTGGGAGGCAAGCGAGATGTCGTACTCTGGACAGCGTCGACCGACCACCCTAATCACCCTGCCAGTTACCTCAGACACGAATCCTCCAGCGGATGGAGCCTCGCCGGAATCATTCTCTCCGTTCTGTCCGTGCTGTACATCGTCGCCCTCCGACGAGACAAACGCTTCATTCGACATAAGCTACCGTCTgcggaactggaagaacGGCTCCTGCGGACCCTCACGTTCTACTCGCCTTCACCCTTCCGCATTCAAGCCATAGCTGTTCTGCCACATGATTCTCGGGTGACTAAGAACTGGTTGCTGATCGAGTTGCTTTGCCATCGTGTCTTCGCCGCACTGCCCGACCAAGGTACTATTCGCCAGGTCAGCTCGTCATACCATGCACGCGCCAGTCCCGGGGATGTGCTGCTCATCACCGCCTACCCGGTCACGCAATCGTCGTTCCGATGGCTCGAAGCAACCATAACCAAGGGCAATGAGCTCATGGCCACCGTCACGGCTCTATATGATGGACCTGTCTTGGGAGGAACGGCTGATATGAGACGCCGAGATTAA
- a CDS encoding uncharacterized protein (COG:S;~EggNog:ENOG410Q266) codes for MVSKSHFETKARLGKLLRCDYSKGDGFEQVWHHSTRRIKGATAMSSGTRSIHNHSPISAKALPNDMNDFHDRGRPVKRKREDWAGPGSRHRDNDKTSKAVEPFQQSSKAMAPPLPKEALSRDEKVASIGLAAEAFRPLMRELQQLDDQNPVLAEQAARLVALFRRLWESYVAQHAESSRLEKEISQMQIAHACLVDENTQLNRRCQDEEARLCHFRAAIQKLRKGVIDVFEKWENFQMTEAPAAGGADGPTQEEENVAVIVPAVHAQGDQGTSASQ; via the exons ATGGTGAGTAAATCGCACTTCGAGACTAAGGCCAGGCTAGGCAAGCTTCTCAGATGCGATTACTCAAAAGGGGACGGTTTTGAGCAAGTCTGGCACCATAGTACTCGCCGTATAAAAGGAGCCACTGCAATGAGTTCCGGGACCAGAAGCATCCACAACCACTCTCCCATTTCAGCAAAAGCATTACCAAACGACATGAATGACTTTCATGATCGGGGACGGCCggtcaagcgcaagcgcgaggACTGGGCAGGACCAGGCTCGAGACACCGTGACAACGACAAGACGTCAAAAGCTGTTGAACCATTCCAGCAGTCGTCTAAG GCCATGGCACCGCCACTTCCCAAGGAAGCGCTGTCAagagatgagaaggtcgctTCCATTGGCCTGGCCGCCGAGGCATTCCGGCCCCTGATGCGCgagttgcagcagctggatgatCAAAACCCAGTCCTTGCAGAGCAAGCCGCGCGACTGGTGGCCCTCTTCCGGCGCCTCTGGGAATCGTACGTCGCGCAGCATGCCGAGAGCTCGCGCCTCGAGAAGGAAATTAGTCAGATGCAGATCGCCCACGCCTGCCTTGTCGACGAAAACACCCAGTTGAACCGTCGCTgccaggacgaggaggccCGCTTGTGCCACTTTCGAGCAGCGATCCAAAAATTACGGAAAGGTGTGATTGACGTGTTTGAAAAGTGGGAGAATTTCCAGATGACGGAAGCTCCGGCAGCGGGCGGTGCGGACGGACCgacgcaggaggaggagaacgtgGCAGTCATTGTGCCCGCCGTGCATGCTCAAGGGGACCAAGGCACCAGCGCTTCACAATAG